In the genome of Brachypodium distachyon strain Bd21 chromosome 3, Brachypodium_distachyon_v3.0, whole genome shotgun sequence, the window GAGCTGCCGTTTCGAAACCTCCCTAACCCACACACAGTACTCCTTGTGAGTTCTGACCATGCGTGCGCGCGATCGAGGCATGGTAGCTGAACAAACGAGTTGCAACACTCGGAAATCCCCACTTTTGAGCCTATCTACCCAGAACAAACTCCACAACCACCTCACCTCACTTCACGCATCTGCATAACCATAAAACCCACTGCCCGGCCGTAACACCTGAATCCCTTATATCTCGCCTTTGCCCACCTTCCTCCAGCTTGCAATTCCGTGGATGCAACCAATGGCCGCCGGGTGAATGTGATAGGATAGCTAGAAGAATAGCCGCCGCGCGTACGGAGAGAGATGGGAAGGCTGCAGGAGCATTTCTCCTCCAATGCCGGCGATACgtcgcccttcctcggcccgTCTCCGCCGCTCTTCGGTTGCGACTCGTCATCCCcttcgccgctgctgcttccgGCGCCGCCCGGCGGGAAGAGGGGGTTCGGTGGGAGAAGGAGCTCCAGGCACGTCATCGTGAAGCTCATCTGCTCGCCCTTCGCTGCCGTCTTCAGGACCACGTGCTCCCCGCGTGCCCATTCGATCGGAGATGACGATGACCTGACAAGCGGGGCCGGTGACGAGCAAGAAGGGCAGGCGGCAAGGAGAAGGCCGAGGCTCGAGGAGCTGCTCAAGATGGAGTCAGCGTCGTCGGATCCCGAGGAGCTCATCAAGAAGCCCACGGAGTTAGTACCTGCCGACATGGACGACTCCTGGAAGGAGAGCGCCATCGTGGTGTTTGAAGCCTTCGGGGACGAGAAAGACGACACGAGCCGCACCaccggcgaagaagaagaagaggaagaggaagaagatgatcagCTGGAGTACGCCCTTCCTCCGGGGCGTCAGATGGCGATCGTGCGGCCTGCGGGTCTCGGCGTCAGCCAGACCGCGGTGGGTGGTGGCGCGGCTCTGATGAACGTGAAGAGGCTCGTGCTCCTCCTTGAAGCCATGCGGGCGCGGTCCATGGCTCTCAAGGTGAAGGcgggctcgtcgtcgtcgtacTGGAGGCTgtctgggcctgggcctgggcctggtGGGCGTGCGGCTGACAAGAAGGCCGATCAGTTGTTGTTCTATGACCGGCCCATCCCGTTGGGGCGGAGGTGCAGGGTGCAGCACCTGCAGGAGACCTCCCCTTATCAGTGATTGGTTTTCGCTTTCGAGTTGTTGTCTCTGCATGGTTGGATCGATGGCCTACTGAATATGGTTGCCGAGTTGCTAAACGAACTTCGTCTGCGATCATATAAAAAATgaacaataaaataaaccaaaacagtttcttttttgaagGACAAAACAGTTTCTTAGTGTGTGCCTTCTCAGTCACGAGCACGGTTACTGGTTACAGCTAAAACGTTGGTATACGACTGTttagggcaactccagcggcACGACCCATTTGTGCCTCTGCGGTCCGGTTGGGCCGAAACGGACAATTATCAAAAATCCATGTCAGGTTGTGGAAAACCTCATAATTATTTGGAAAATCAATGTAGAAAACAGTTTTACATGGTATGAACTTATAGAACAGCCCGGAGCACTTACTGGTTGTTGCTTTATGAGATGACCTTGCAGCTAAGAAGAGCAGCATTGCAGCAACGTAGAAGATAAACCCATGTGCAGTACTATGTCCATCAGGTTTCCACGATTACCTGCGGAACATGCACCAACTCTGCATGAACAAAGGAAATTGTACTTGCTAAAAATGTACTAACAAAATTAGAGTAGAATGCGAATCGAAATCTTGAAAGTAACATGAAAAAATGGATCGTTTTTGGTGGATGCATTCAGTAGAGCAAGACTGTAGAATCAATGTGCAGTAATATTTCAACTCTGCAAGAAAACAGGTTGAGGGTTTCACCCAAATAGCATATGCAATTCAAGTATTTTAAATAAGGGAGAAATTGACAGCGGTTGCCAAAGCCCCAGCATTACGTCGTCGAGGACATCCGAGCGCAGCGCGGGCCACGCCACCAGGCCGTCGCTGCGAACTGCTTGTGCTACCCACTGCTCCGCTACCTTCGCCGTAGTGGCCCTGCATCACCAGACCGCTGCCTGGACCTGCTTGCAAACCGGGTCACCATGACCGTGCCTGCCCGTTCGGCCATGATGGTCGGCCACGGACACACTGTAGcgtctcggcggcggcaggcgagGCGCTCGTGCGGATCCAGATTGGGAAGAGCACGAGAGGTGCATGGGGGCGGCAATCCTTGGAGGGGTCGGGGTCAGGCTGAAGGACGATGTCGGTGTGGGGGAACGAACGAGGGGAGGGGGCGGGGCGTCGGACGTGGCGGGATGGGGCCACGCAAGTGACAACGGACGAAATATGGAAAGTTTAACAGGCGACGAAACCAGTGGGAAAGGGAACggtctgtatttttttagataGATTATAGTTGTGGGATATAAAAGTCAGACAATCCCGTTCTCATCGGTCCCATCCATCCATAACCGCCTTTCCTCTCCGCAGCCGCTAGGGTGCGTCGGCTCGTTGCTGTCTGGTAAGTGCATCCCCTCGTCTTTTTTTCCTCTGCTGTTTCGCCCTCCCAATCGAGAGCCTCACGGCGTGACCCCTTGTGCCCTCCCGGGTACTGCCGAACGGCGCCGCCCTTCGGTCCTCATCGGTACCTCGAGCAGGTAAAGTCGACGTCGACGTCCCGCCACATCATCTCCGCCAATCCTCATAGTCTTTCCGCCCGCCGCCAGGTCAGATTAGGCCCTTCGCCATCTCAGATTCCCCTCTCCTGTGCACTCCATAATGATCTTTTAGCATTGATTTTTGGGAAGGCTCCTCACCGCTGTCTTGTCCACCTCATTGTGGAATGGCATAATAATTCTCAAAAGTTTGCACGACGAGTAGCATATCAAGTATCAATGCTAAATTAGATTTCAATATTTTATCAACAGTTACATGGCATGGAAATACTTTCTTGTTGACTTCTTTCCTTCGATTACTATTCATTGTGGACAGTTAAGTGGCATGAAACTGAAACCATACTTTGTTGTAGACTTATTTCTTTGTTAAGTTGAGATATTAGCATATTACTAGATTTTGATTACTATTCATGTTATGGTGTCTTCGGATATATCTTAGCTCAGCAGGAGAAAGACATGAAAGGTTCATCCTTACACTAGTTTGATGCCAGCTGCCTACATTTACTAATATTTTTAACAAAGTTACAAAAAGCGTTAAACGCTAAACGATCGATGTCCTACGGCCTAGAGTTTAAGCGTGCTTAAGTGTTCCTAAGTCCTTAAGCATTTTGTGATTCAGAATTTTAGTTTTACACCGAACAAATTAGAAATGAGAGTGTAGAACAATTAAGAAAGAGCAATGAATCAATGGCTAGGTCCCTCTCCACCTCCCCCTCTTGTCCTTTATAGGGGAGGTGGGAGTGGATTTTTTCGCAATTTCCCTCTAATGAGGCTCGTATTTATAAAAAGCATCTAGGGCTACATTGCACCGTCGCATAGTATTTTAGTTTCATTAGGGTTTTTTGTTTAGTGGCCATCTAAAAAAggcatctaaaaaaaagaaaagagatggTATGGGCTTTTATTTAGTGGCCAATCTAAAAAGCCAACGCACTGCCGCATATTCTTTTAGTTTCACTAGTAtaatgtccgtgcgttgccacggccttTTAAACATATGTGCACGAAAATTGTTAGATTGATTAGGCTAGCAAGGCTCGTTGATGGTTGTTTATGTATGTGCCGGATTGGGAGCTGCACGTGTGCACGTCTGTAGATCGATCAGCTCGATTCCTTTTCAGTTCACAATGTAGCTTAGCAAATGTGCTCGCCTCATCTTCATCTTGAATCTCAACTTCAACATCGGAGGATGGGTAGCCAACACATAGCAACCATAGCCCTGAAAAGGAAGCCATATAAATCCACAGGGTTTTAGTTTCAACTTTGCAGAATGGCAGAATCTTAACGAGTGATGAAACATGTAACATAGGGCCTTAATAGGAGCACTGCTAGAGCACCTGATCCGCATACTAACTGAAAGCACCCACGAATTCTAGATTATCAAAATTGAAGGTGGCCTTGATTCATCCTAACAAGTGAATAATACATTTCAATATCATTCTCTTCCTAACTACTCAAATAAGTGTAAATACTTTTGTAACAGAAAAAAAGTCACTACGACACATAAAGCTAAATCCAACAGTTCTACTAATCGCAGATATATCCATTCAGTTCAAAGGATAAACTGAATTGGATAATATGGGACCATAATGTGGCAGCCCatagacaaaaattatatagCTCAATTGGATCGTGGGGCAACAATGCATCACTGCATAGCATTTTTTAACAGTAAGAAACCTGAAGAACCCACTGACAACAaagcataaaaaaaagggaattTACCTTCTCCCTTAATTCAGCAGATATTCCAAGTGCTTCAGGTTGTCGTATTTGCCCGGATTTAATTCGGACCACACAGCTAGTACAGCAACCTGATTAGCATAAAATTTCCAAATCCAGTTAATTTTCTAGATCATACGAAACAAATGAAGAGGATATTCTAGTCTGAGGTGGAACTAAAAGGGTTTGTTACCaactgaacaaaaaaaattcagcaaCTACTCGTTTTGGCTCAACATAAATGAGAATTGACAAAGGAACCATATACTACCATGGCGGCACTCGAATGGCAGCTTGATGTCCTGCGCCTCCACGGTGTGCAGAATGTACTGGGGCGTCGGAGGAGCTAAGTTTCCAGACCATGTCCGCCAACACCTCCCTCGGGTCCTTGAGGGCGGCGCAAACCCGTCAGCGAGGGCGGTCTTCCCCAGGCCGCAAAACCCGACGATGGAGATTCAGCTGCCTCAGCCGTCCCTCGGCAAGCTGCTCCAGGAGCTCCGCCTAGGGCCTGTTGCTGTCTTGGTGTTTGAGCGCGCACGCCACGAGGACGACATCTAGGCTCGAGCTCGACGAACTGCTCCAGCTACGGCCGCTTCTCCTCGTCCAGCTGACACTGTCGCTCGCGCCCATCCGCacggccgtggccgccgcccccgcgccACTGGCTGCTGCTCGTCTACACGGCCTTCTTCCTCGTGGCCATCACCCTGCTGCTCCAGATCTGGCCGCCGCGCATCCCCCTGCCCCGCCTCCGACAGCGCCGGCCCCTTCCCCGCATGGCCATCGCTGGCACCCCTCTCCACCGGATACGCCGCTGCCATGGCCTTCCTCGGCCTTCCTGAGCCAGGGGAAGACGGTGACGAGCAGCTCTTCGGGGCAGCCGCACCCCCCGTGTCCAAGGGTCCCCTCGTGCGTCGGGTTCGCAACTCCTCCGTCGGGGCGACGgtcctccggcggcagcgggatggcggcggggtggaggcggcggcggcggcagtggagtCGGAGCGGACAACGGCAGAAATCGGGGGGGACGGCAGAAATCGGGGCGGACGGCGGAGATCGGGGGAGCGGGGCGTCAGTTggcaggagagagagggaaaattgcagaaaagcccaGTTCCGTCTTTAAATTGGACTGCGCGTTGATTTCTGAAAGAAGGAAGGACTAAAACGGAAAATTGCCGTGTTGTCGtgttgttgtcgttgttgttgTAGTAGTGGTAGTTTTCGTTTCAGTTTCGATTCGATAGGTTGTACTTCGTTTCGTTTCAGTTTTACTTTCGATAGAGCCCAATTCGGTTTCAATTTCAGTTTTCGTTTCAGTTTCAATTTTCTCTGTTTTGTTtattactccttccgttccataaaggcAGGCAGATGTTTGTATAGCCGCCGCCGTTTCTCATATTCCTCgcagcgccggcgctccaTCTTCTGCTCCCTCCCCCACTCGACGGAGGCGACACTCAGGCTCGGGCTCTCAGCGACGGCAGGGTACTCCcaggctcggcggcggcgtcagcggctcctcctcccgcctcTCGTCAGTCGCCTCGTGTCGTGCTGGTGTCAcgacagatgccataggatggcttatgttggggccgatggacgaagaaggatccggaggagggaggatgtGATGAGAACCACgcacaaacacaagaacatacacacgatttacccaggttcggagccctcttgttgaGGTAAAAATCCTACTCCTGCTTGGTTGTATTTGCCGAGATACCaagatctacaatggtgcttcttgagcagttttcttgagaaagaagaagaaaaagggaaaaacccTAGATCACTAAGTGAAGCCCCCTCTCCtgggaggggtagtgctcctatttatggaccgctcatgtcacactgacatatGGAGCAAAggctaacgttatcttctatGGGCCCCGTCGGGCACATCCTTTGGTTCCCTCTAGGGCGCACAGCAGGGGACAAGGTAGCTTTATTTTTCCTGGCGTCTGGCAACACGTACAGTGACCACgcgccggcttccgtcatcgattctctttcggtgcttctttgcgcagTTGCCTGACACCGAGACGTAAGCAATGAGtgctttcccgtgataaagagggcgctgctttactttgcgccatgtgaTAAGGATAAGGCCGTTGAGACATCTTGGCCAGCGTATTCatgcttatcctgcaatcacataagacaagatagatatgccggcatacacttgGTATGTCAGCCCGGTATTAGTTCGGCTATAAGGTGTCGGCGTACATgcctgtgccggctttgccttcgttatctcggctaatgtgTGCCGTCTTGACCCTatccggggtcatccccccgacactagtccccgaaactgttgcggtccggcaggAAATTATGCCGGGTCCCGACAGTTTCCCACAACTCAAGCCACCAACACCCAGTAGGGTTTAGCCTAGGAAATTGCCGAGACAACCCCTAGCTTTCTTAGCCGAGATCAGGCCACTCCGACATATCTTATCGGTATACTTACTCAACCCTGAGCCGAGATTCCTTTCTTCCTTGTTGCCGGTAGTAAAAAACTTATTTCTGCCGACATTAGTGCCACCTGTCGCTTGTACTCTGCGCTCTGTTTAAATAACGGGAAGATAAGACCCAAAATATTGCCGGCGCGCCCTTTGAGGCGAGCGTGTCGTCCCATCAGACAGTAAAAACCGGCAGGTCATTAAGAGGGGAATATCGGTTCCCACGCGGATCCTTATCCTCCGGATTCGACAGGATTAACTGCGCCACGTCGCGCAGTAATCGAGCGCGTGCGCCATTAATGGGGTTGATTGCCCCCATGATCATGTGTGGCCTTTCCGTTGGCCACAGAGATCGTGGGCGCGGAAGATCCGTGCCCCATTAGTGCGCTGCAAGTATAAATAAGGGGAGGGGGTGAgggtgaaaaccctttgcTTTCGCCCaacgccctcgctctcctctgcTCTCCTCTGCTCTTCGTGCGCTCCGCCATTGCCGCTAGCTCAGAGCTCCTCTGCTACCGCACCTCCTAGCTCCCAGCAGCCGAGCTGGCCGCCGCATCTTTGCGCGCGCTTGTTTAGCTCTCCGCCACCGCTTTCTTGCCTGTTCGAGCCTTGCGCCACCGTCTCCTTGCCGGAAACCCTAAACCTAGATCTATTTCGAGCAATGGAGTCCTCCTCTCGCGAtgccgccgtcgtcgaccgCGCCGCTCAGCAtacggaggaggagatgggctcGGAGCGTGCCGGTTGGGAAGGCTCTGATGTTTTGCTGGCAGACATCGAGTGGCTCCGCCGCACCCGGCGGATtccggaggaggtggagtgcCGGACCCCGGTGACGAGGTCGTGCCGACACCTGAACTCGGTGAGCATGTCGTTTTTCTTGCTCATTTTGAACGAGGGTTCTCTCTGTCGGCCAGCGATTTCACTAGGAAGTTCCTAGATTTCTTTGGACTTCTGCCGCACCACCTTCTGGCAAACGCGATCCTTACTCTTTCGGCGTTTGTCACTTGCTGCGAAgcttatctcggcctctggcctttcattgacttgtgggccaagtacttcatgttccggccccaAGTCCTTCCTGACAAAGACAATCCCGGCGCCGCTAAGCGCATGATTcagtgcggcgccgccaccgtcatacCCCGCCGAGGTTCAGCCTTCCCTTGCatccaaggtcttgagtcctgcAAGAAATGGCTCATGACTTTCTTCTACGTCAAGAACTCCTCTGACACCAACAAGATCAATTTGCCGGGATTTGTAGTCGGCCctccggaggagaagaacTGGAAGTACGATCCCAAGGATAGTCTTCCCGAGATCAACGAGATTCATGCCGGCATCCTCGACCTCAAGGCGAATGGGATGACGGCCGACGATTTGCTGGCGACCTTCGTGTACCGGCGGTTATGCCCGCTCCAGCGCCGGACACATAAGATGTGTTTCTACAGCAGCCAGTTTGACCCGAACCGGGTGTCAACCGTCCGGCTAGACAAGCTTGAAGTCCGGCGTCGAGTTAAGATGATCGTGAAGACGAACTTGTCTGAGCACTAGGCctggggtatgccggcattCAGCCGGAAGCACCGTCCGCCCCCGGTAagtttttgtttgtatgtGTCTTCTATTCTCATCCGACATGATGATTATGCCGGCTTTCATCTGATAATGACTTATCTCGGCGCAACTTGATTCCTTTGTGCAGAGGTTTACCCTTCAGCGCAATGAAGAAGGGAATTCCCTGGATAAGCGCTTTGGGAGGGAGCGCTTGACCATCGACCAGGAAGATCCGGACTCAGAGGATCATATGCCGATCGCTCATGCCGGCCCCCGTCGCACCGAAGGTAATGACATCCGATATTCTCTCATAGTTATTAGAACACTTATCATCAAAATGCTCACGCCTGCATCAATCCTGGAACAGCTGACTCGGACGATCCTGCCGATGCTGTGGCGTCGGGtccggcggctgctgcggcaCCGGCCCGTGAAAAATGCATCGCCGAGAAGGATCTTTCGAGGACCGTAAAGCAGAAGAAAACTGCCGGGCGGCAACCAAAGCCAGAGCCCATGGTTGTTGGGTAAGATTTACTACATTTCTATCCTTGAAGTCGGTATTCTTCTTAACCATCATGAAGGTAACAAATTTTCATTTCTGCAGGGAGGCTCTGACGGCCACTCAGTCTCAGACGTGGATCGCGTCTGAGATCTCGGCAGCGCCATCTCCGCGTGCCGAGCCTGCAACTCAGGCCACGGGAGAGACCAAAACTGCTGTAGACCCGACATCCCCCGTCAgggatgtcggcccgagcATCGACGCTTCGAGCGTCGCACCAGCTGGGACGTCTGCGGCTAGGACTTCGGCAACCAGGCCTGCTCCTTCCTCAGTAGTAACTGAGACGCAGACGGAGCCGCCTGTCACGGAGACTCCTCAGCAGCCGGATACAGAGCCCCAAGAACCCTAAGGACCGCAAACGACGTCCACACCGCCATCGCCACCGCTGCAGCCGCAAGTTACCCAACTAGCGGCTGCGCAAGCTAGGAGGACTAGGAGCCCGCTATCCCGGCGGGACAAGCGCCTCCGAGTTCCTCCAGCTCGCAGTCCGTCCGGGGTAACCAGGGAGTTCCCCTTAGGAAGTCAAGCGGGAATAGCTGGGGGTCGCCTGGCCAGTTCtgatggactggaacagcgccGATAGCTATGAGGTGTACTCCGGCACCATGCAGACGGCGCGACAGAGCCCTCTAGTGGGTCCATCACCCGTAGCGACTTCGAAGCCCCCAGCCCGGTAGGAGCCTGGGAAGGGGGTTGCCCCGgagcaggactagccgggctgcagGGGTTACCCCGGAAGACAGCGTGAAGGTACCCTTCGGgacgcctcccgggaagctcacTTGCTGGGGAGGGTGTCTCCTGGTGCAAGCGCTTACAACAGGGCCGGTGCCCAGTGCAAGCAGAGTATCGACGCCACttggccgcccggcaggccCCTTCTGTGCAGGGCTGGTCGGAGTgtggagtgtggcacaagccgagcattaaatgctccgataGGGAGAaggttacccgtctagtcagcctacagtgagtAGCTTGCAGTGAATAgcccgcagtgaatctagggcacgtatggccctagctacagtgcgttttaccgtgcatgcatgccagcgcagcaaagGCAAGCTTCCTTGGGTTTTCGTTCGGCGCGTGTCCTGAGGCGCGTCCCCATGCAGACCGAGACACCTGTGGTATcaccttgagtataaaagaaggaccagCGCCACTGGTCAAGGGGTCGGGTTCTGGTTCTTCTAAGGTTGGACTGGAGCTGGGTTACGATCCCGAGTGATTTAgtccagaagtagcaagtagccacttagcagaaaggaagagagctcccgggggctcccccggcaacctgtaaacacttatTCATTGGTTAATACACACTCAGAAGTaggatgtagggttttacacctccgggtggcctgaacctgggtaaaccgacTTGTACCTCGCTACGCTCGTCAtgggcctcgccggcgatcgccagagcgatccccaccgcccactgccgaacctaaaagggggtgcctcgcatccccggtgtcaaagcctcGGGCTACGATAGATGTTCCAGGCAAGGGTCGCCTTGTTTGAGTCTAGCCGCGTTGCTGAGGTACGAAGAATtcctttgaagttttttactcTAATTCTAGTATCCATATtgctagtccccgaggtttagggcgagtaagaattagtcggcctgaagcttatcttagaaaacttcaaacacttattcctcgagattcaagccgggtttagaattgtcggcctgaagcttaaaaacttcaaacacttatttccCGAGATTCAGGACGGATTTAGAATCGTCGGCCTGGAGCTGACAACTGCTGACCTCCCACTGTAATATAATTAACTCTGGATCACCGTTTTTGCAGTCTTGCATGAATAAGCGCACCGCCACCTTCAAGGTCCTGCTGGCTAAGCACAAGAAGTTGACGGCAGAGCACAAAGCTTTGGTAGCCGAGCACCAGAACAAGAGTAAGTACATTTCCACCGATATAGAAAACTATGTTCTAGAATTAATGTACTGTGAAAAGTGATACGTGCTTTCGTTCACAGCCGGGGACGACGCTCAAGCGTCGGAGCTCTTGAAGCGCGTCGCGGAGGTGCAAGGTATAACCTCATCCTTATCTCGGGTCCCATCCATTTTAAACTTGAGTTCTTGTAATTCATGTCTTCCAAACAAACGAGAAGACTCGGCTGGAGGAACAACACCGGGATGAGGTGGCCTGGCTGAAAGCGTAGCTCGAAGCGCAGGCGGAGGCGCACAAGGCCGAGGTAATTCAACTTACCTCGGCTCTCTCCACCCAAGCTGACGAGAAGGTCCGCCTGGAAGGCAAGGATCTTGTC includes:
- the LOC100834325 gene encoding uncharacterized protein LOC100834325 is translated as MGRLQEHFSSNAGDTSPFLGPSPPLFGCDSSSPSPLLLPAPPGGKRGFGGRRSSRHVIVKLICSPFAAVFRTTCSPRAHSIGDDDDLTSGAGDEQEGQAARRRPRLEELLKMESASSDPEELIKKPTELVPADMDDSWKESAIVVFEAFGDEKDDTSRTTGEEEEEEEEEDDQLEYALPPGRQMAIVRPAGLGVSQTAVGGGAALMNVKRLVLLLEAMRARSMALKVKAGSSSSYWRLSGPGPGPGGRAADKKADQLLFYDRPIPLGRRCRVQHLQETSPYQ
- the LOC100834625 gene encoding uncharacterized protein LOC100834625, encoding MAAAYPVERGASDGHAGKGPALSEAGQGDARRPDLEQQGDGHEEEGRSIVGFCGLGKTALADGFAPPSRTRGRCWRTWSGNLAPPTPQYILHTVEAQDIKLPFECRHGCCTSCVVRIKSGQIRQPEALGISAELREKGYGCYVLATHPPMLKLRFKMKMRRAHLLSYIVN